In Cervus elaphus chromosome 24, mCerEla1.1, whole genome shotgun sequence, a single genomic region encodes these proteins:
- the LOC122683220 gene encoding C-C chemokine receptor type 1-like: METSITAKDHDVTIEYDHGDQTLHHTVEERTFGAQLLPALYSAVFVIGLIGNIQMLLVLVKYKRLKKVSDIYLLNLAISDLTFLFTLPFWIDYKVKDDWVFGDAVCKLLSGLFFVGLYSEIFFIMLLTIYRSVLPSYICIPQRVRTPTFGVITTSVTWVLAILASIPGFYFSKAQSWFTHYTCSLHFPPESLRRWRQLLALKLNILGLILPLLVMIICYRPIIKILFRRRNEKAKATVRQIFVIMITFFLFWTPYNLTVFVSAFQDSLCEHCSQLDLAIEVTEVIAYAHCCVNPIVYVSSPGKYRWVLWDLLCQLTIFRCFLHKEAGEGSLHVHFTGKEERCSVVHPGPNNLHQPRC; this comes from the coding sequence ATGGAAACTTCAATCACCGCAAAGGACCATGACGTGACCATAGAATACGACCATGGAGACCAGACCCTGCATCACACGGTAGAAGAGAGGACCTTTGGGGCCCAGCTGCTGCCCGCCTTGTACTCGGCGGTGTTTGTCATAGGCCTGATCGGCAACATCCAGATGTTGCTGGTCCTCGTGAaatacaagaggctcaaaaaggTATCTGACATCTACCTCCTCAATCTGGCCATTTCTGACCTCACCTTCCTCTTCACGTTGCCCTTCTGGATCGACTACAAGGTGAAGGATGACTGGGTTTTCGGTGACGCCGTGTGCAAGTTGCTCTCTGGGCTGTTCTTTGTGGGCTTGTACAGTGAGATCTTCTTCATCATGCTGCTGACCATTTACAGGTCCGTGTTGCCTAGCTACATCTGCATCCCCCAGAGGGTTCGTACCCCCACCTTTGGTGTCATCACCACCAGTGTCACCTGGGTCTTGGCCATCTTGGCTTCTATCCCTGGCTTCTACTTTTCTAAGGCCCAGTCATGGTTCACCCACTACACCTGCAGTCTTCATTTTCCTCCTGAAAGCCTCAGAAGGTGGAGGCAGTTACTGGCTCTGAAACTGAACATCTTGGGGCTGATACTGCCTCTATTGGTCATGATCATCTGCTACAGACCGATTATAAAGATTCTGTTCAGAAGACGAAATGAGAAGGCCAAGGCCACTGTGCGTCAGATTTTTGTCATCATGAtcaccttctttctcttttggaCACCCTACAATCTgactgtgtttgtttctgctttccAAGATTCCCTGTGTGAGCACTGCAGCCAGCTGGACTTGGCCATTGAAGTGACAGAGGTGATTGCATATGCGCACTGCTGCGTCAACCCCATAGTCTATGTCTCTTCCCCCGGAAAGTACCGCTGGGTTCTATGGGACTTGCTCTGTCAGCTGACTATATTTCGCTGCTTCCTCCacaaggaggcaggagagggttCACTCCATGTCCATTTCACAGGCAAGGAAGAAAGATGTTCTGTGGTCCATCCAGGACCCAACAACCTTCACCAGCCAAGATGCTGA